AAAACGCCGAGCGACTTTCGCTCGGCGTTCTTGAAGTTCGTCTGTAGTATTCGCTTAGCTGCGACGGCGAGCGAAGATCGCGGCGCCCGCGACGCCGATCAAGCTCAGCAACACGGTCGACGGTTCCGGCACCGGAACGATGGCCGATGTCGTGGCCACGCCGCCGTCGATCAGCGACGCGAATCCGCCCGTCTGGTGAGCCGTGGCGGACGTCCGCAGGATCAAGGAGGCGCTCGTATCGCCCGGAGCCAGGAAGTCGGTGTCCGGAATCGTTCCCACCGGCACAAAGTTGAAACCGACAACGTCACCCGCCGGGTTGCGGTCGATCGAGGCCGGCGCGACGGTGCCAACGGCAACGTCATAGCCCGCTTCGTCGATGTCGAACCCGAAAAACTCGCTGATCGAGAGCCGGCCGATCGAATTCGGGCCCGATACGCCGTCATTCGTGAGGGTATAAACAAAAGTCAATCCGCCGAGCCCTTCGTCGTAGACATCGGACGTCAGCGAGCCACTGAAGGAGCCGCTGCTGAAACCTGAGGTGAGCGTG
Above is a window of Planctomycetia bacterium DNA encoding:
- a CDS encoding PEP-CTERM sorting domain-containing protein (PEP-CTERM proteins occur, often in large numbers, in the proteomes of bacteria that also encode an exosortase, a predicted intramembrane cysteine proteinase. The presence of a PEP-CTERM domain at a protein's C-terminus predicts cleavage within the sorting domain, followed by covalent anchoring to some some component of the (usually Gram-negative) cell surface. Many PEP-CTERM proteins exhibit an unusual sequence composition that includes large numbers of potential glycosylation sites. Expression of one such protein has been shown restore the ability of a bacterium to form floc, a type of biofilm.) codes for the protein MALPASAAALAPGDALFGEVVTLPAGAPVATLTSGFSSGSFSGSLTSDVYDEGLGGLTFVYTLTNDGVSGPNSIGRLSISEFFGFDIDEAGYDVAVGTVAPASIDRNPAGDVVGFNFVPVGTIPDTDFLAPGDTSASLILRTSATAHQTGGFASLIDGGVATTSAIVPVPEPSTVLLSLIGVAGAAIFARRRS